From a region of the Erythrolamprus reginae isolate rEryReg1 unplaced genomic scaffold, rEryReg1.hap1 H_5, whole genome shotgun sequence genome:
- the LOC139155726 gene encoding G protein-regulated inducer of neurite outgrowth 3-like translates to MGTVQDPLRSTKLSLVTAEESPKHLCRQAIRESNGNGFPFAAKEKPSGGCVLEVNSGREASVPNRGRHCEYDTKHPNPTSPGSSSSAKEGSMAEPVSCAKQEGSRAKAQTPAPEDHVSPRGEVTQEANKNIPSGSGQPWNVIDKATILPGGDLDVVESKPKDYSTLPSPPSYPDLQQAAPAGKGDVCEVVVSENSQVLVSSDETGVSLKAPESVGTKNEAFCPTTASEGNLGSTPETPCSANEEPTAKVVANLSKFRDTGTMTVQPENRSVKAETISRTHQDAEVQAVASVKSTSASTSPSILTAFLRENVSAKAKQDQDELHVIYMGARGKEQSEIIGGFAATVQTPPSVGITHQGHVQVPPTAERPLGSPDVRLQENRPSNMRNPVCAAVLDKVEKVSSLAPGNSQETLAKRTEVQMTDVAKICDAPQQLSDNVVLQKTRPVYQIIVGSSNQPMSNQGPANFETKLPPCSSTPAINGNSDPSSFQKTPPQLCPRTSEQAKATDTERTEQAKALDTERIHQEKQLQIKTLDHLEAAVPSFPIAVTPKREGKVHLISEEQKINRTRSLIGSQTTIVPSIAESKQDMDREDTKAGASLSQNPISKLSRSLGSAIGLQNDKIQKGPVLGVPAAPASSSPRPRFGEKKKGPKAFAPEAKVPPKQSKHVREVVWDEQGMTWEVYGASLDPESLGIAIQNHLQRQIREHEKLIMAQSPQARKSISSDTSSNKKLKGRQHNVFHSMLQNFRRPNCCVRPAASSVLD, encoded by the coding sequence ATGGGGACCGTACAAGATCCACTGAGATCTACTAAGCTTTCGCTGGTCACCGCTGAGGAATCTCCTAAACACCTATGCAGGCAAGCGATCAGAGAAAGCAACGGTAATGGGTTTCCTTTTGCTGCCAAGGAGAAGCCCTCCGGGGGATGCGTGTTGGAAGTGAACTCCGGCAGAGAAGCCAGCGTTCCCAACAGGGGCCGGCATTGTGAGTATGACACCAAGCATCCAAACCCTACTTCTCCTGGGTCCTCCAGCTCTGCCAAAGAAGGCAGCATGGCAGAACCAGTAAGCTGTGCTAAGCAGGAGGGCTCCAGAGCCAAGGCCCAAACCCCAGCACCTGAAGACCACGTTTCACCACGTGGTGAAGTTACCCAAGAGGCAAACAAAAATATTCCAAGTGGCAGCGGACAACCGTGGAACGTAATTGATAAAGCAACCATACTTCCCGGAGGAGACCTTGACGTTGTGGAGAGCAAACCCAAGGATTATTccactcttccttcccctccttcttatCCTGATCTCCAGCAAGCAGCTCCCGCAGGGAAGGGCGATGTGTGTGAAGTTGTCGTCTCTGAAAACAGTCAAGTCTTGGTTTCCTCTGATGAGACGGGTGTCAGTCTGAAAGCTCCAGAATCAGTGGGTACAAAGAACGAAGCCTTCTGTCCGACGACTGCATCCGAAGGCAACCTTGGGAGCACTCCAGAGACACCGTGTAGCGCTAATGAGGAGCCCACAGCGAAAGTGGTAGCAAACCTGTCCAAATTCAGAGACACAGGTACGATGACAGTACAGCCTGAGAACAGATCTGTGAAGGCGGAGACGATAAGCAGGACGCATCAAGACGCCGAGGTCCAGGCTGTGGCTAGTGTGAAAAGCACGTCAGCTTCCACCAGCCCAAGCATCTTGACCGCATTCTTGAGAGAGAACGTGTCTGCTAAGGCAAAACAGGACCAAGACGAGTTGCACGTCATTTATATGGGAGCCAGAGGGAAAGAGCAGTCGGAAATAATTGGTGGCTTTGCAGCCACTGTCCAAACACCTCCGTCGGTTGGCATCACGCACCAGGGACATGTTCAGGTACCACCTACGGCAGAAAGGCCTCTGGGAAGTCCTGATGTCAGACTTCAGGAGAATCGCCCATCAAACATGCGCAATCCAGTTTGCGCAGCTGTGTTGGATAAGGTAGAAAAGGTGTCTTCCCTGGCACCTGGTAATTCTCAAGAAACTCTGGCCAAGAGGACAGAGGTACAAATGACAGACGTGGCTAAAATTTGCGATGCTCCGCAGCAATtgtcagacaatgtggttttgcAGAAAACAAGACCTGTTTACCAAATCATCGTCGGTTCTAGCAATCAGCCTATGTCTAACCAAGGCCCTGCAAACTTTGAAACCAAACTACCTCCATGTTCTTCAACCCCAGCCATCAACGGTAACTCTGATCCTTCCTCGTTCCAAAAAACCCCTCCCCAGTTGTGTCCCAGAACCTCGGAACAAGCCAAGGCTACAGATACTGAGAGGACGGAACAAGCCAAGGCTCTAGATACTGAGAGGATCCATCAGGAGAAACAGCTGCAGATCAAGACTCTGGATCACCTTGAGGCAGCTGTGCCCAGTTTCCCCATTGCTGTGACTccaaagagagaagggaaggtccACCTCATATCCGAGGAACAAAAGATCAATAGGACAAGGTCTCTTATTGGGTCCCAAACAACGATTGTCCCGTCTATAGCAGAAAGCAAGCAAGATATGGATCGTGAGGACACCAAGGCAGGAGCTTCGCTCAGTCAGAACCCAATATCTAAGTTGAGTAGAAGTTTGGGCTCTGCGATAGGACTCCAGAATGACAAAATCCAGAAAGGTCCCGTGCTGGGAGTACCAGCTGCTCCTGCTTCTTCGAGTCCTAGGCCTCGTTTCGGTGAAAAGAAGAAGGGGCCCAAGGCTTTCGCTCCCGAGGCCAAAGTCCCTCCGAAGCAATCCAAGCACGTGAGGGAGGTGGTTTGGGACGAGCAGGGCATGACATGGGAGGTTTACGGAGCGTCCCTGGACCCAGAATCTTTGGGGATTGCCATCCAGAACCACTTGCAGAGGCAGATCAGGGAGCACGAAAAACTGATCATGGCTCAAAGCCCCCAAGCCCGCAAATCGATATCTTCAGATACGTCTTCAAACAAAAAGTTGAAAGGGAGGCAACACAACGTTTTCCATTCCATGCTGCAGAATTTTCGACGCCCAAATTGTTGCGTTCGCCCTGCCGCTTCTTCTGTGCTGGACTGA